In Penicillium oxalicum strain HP7-1 chromosome VII, whole genome shotgun sequence, one DNA window encodes the following:
- a CDS encoding Dihydrolipoyl dehydrogenase, with amino-acid sequence MFRNVLPRATPRAALRAAGPKAIPSTFVAPPMVFIGRSRRGYASEAAEHDLVIIGGGVAGYVAAIKAGQEGLKTVCIEKRGALGGTCLNVGCIPSKSLLNNSHLYHQILHDTKKRGIEVGDVKLNLAQMLKAKDQSIEGLTKGVEFLLKKNGVDYIKGAGSFVDANTVKIDLNDGGEQTVRGKNILIATGSESTPFPGLNIDEKRIITSTGALSLQEVPKKMVVIGGGIIGLEMASVWSRLGAEVTVVEFLGQIGGPGMDAEIAKQAQKILAKQGIKFKTGTKVTKGDDSGSLVSLSVEAAKGGKEETLEADVVLVAIGRRPYTEGLGLENIEIDKDERGRLVIDQEYRTKVPHIRVVGDVTFGPMLAHKAEEEAVAVIEYIKKGHGHVNYAAIPSVMYTHPEVAWVGQNEAEVKASGVKYNVGSFPFSANSRAKTNLDTEGMVKFIADAETDRILGVHIIGPSAGEMIAEATLAVEYGASSEDVARTCHAHPTLSEAFKEAAMATYSKPIHF; translated from the exons ATGTTCCGCAACGTCCTTCCCCGGGCCACGCCGCGGGCTGCGCTCCGCGCTGCCGGCCCCAAGGCCATTCCCTCGACCTTCGTCGCTCCTCCTATGGTCTTCATTGGCCGCTCAAGACGTGGCTACGCCTCCGAAGCCG CCGAACACGATCTGGTTatcatcggtggtggtgtcgCCGGTTACGTTGCTGCTATCAAGGCTGGCCAGGAGGGTCTGAAG ACCGTCTGCATTGAGAAGCGCGGTGCCCTCGGTGGTACTTGCCTGAACGTCGGCTGCATTCCCTCCAAGTCCCTCCTCAACAACTCTCACCTCTACCACCAGATTCTCCACGACACCAAGAAGCGTGGTATCGAGGTCGGTGATGTCAAGCTCAACCTCGCCCAGAtgctcaaggccaaggatCAGTCCATTGAGGGTCTGACCAAGGGTGTTGAGTtcctgctgaagaagaacgGTGTCGACTACATCAAGGGTGCCGGCTCCTTCGTCGATGCCAACACTGTCAAGATTGACCTGAACGACGGTGGTGAGCAGACCGTCCGCGGCAAGAACATTCTGATTGCCACTGGTTCCGAGTCCACTCCTTTCCCCGGTCTGAACATCGATGAGAAGCGCATCATCACCAGCACCGGTGCCCTTTCTCTCCAGGAAGTCCCCAAGAAGATGGTTGTCATTGGTGGCGGTATCATCGGTCTCGAGATG GCCTCCGTCTGGTCTCGCCTGGGTGCTGAGGTTACCGTTGTGGAGTTCCTTGGCCAGATCGGTGGTCCCGGCATGGATGCTGAGATTGCCAAGCAGGCCCAGAAGATTCTTGCCAAGCAGGGCATCAAGTTCAAGACCGGCACCAAGGTCACCAAGGGTGATGACAGCGGTTCCCTCGTGTCTCTGAGCGTCGAGGCCGCCAAGGGTGGCAAGGAGGAGACTCTGGAGGCTGATGTggtcctcgtcgccatcggTCGTCGTCCCTACACCGAGGGTCTGGGCCTGGAGAACATCGAGATCGACAAGGATGAGCGCGGCCGTCTGGTCATTGACCAGGAGTACCGCACCAAGGTCCCCCACATCCGTGTGGTTGGTGACGTGACCTTCGGCCCCATGCTGGCTcacaaggccgaggaggaggctgtTGCCGTTATCGAGTACATCAAGAAGGGCCACGGCCACGTGAACTACGCCGCCATCCCCAGTGTCATGTACACTCACCCCGAGGTCGCCTGGGTCGGCCAGAACgaggccgaggtcaaggcTTCCGGTGTCAAGTACAACGTCGGCTCTTTCCCCTTCAGCGCCAACTCCCGTGCCAAGACCAACCTTGACACTGAGGGTATGGTCAAGTTCATTGCCGATGCCGAGACTGACCGCATTCTCGGTGTTCACATCATCGGCCCCAGTGCCGGTGAGATGATCGCCGAGGCCACTCTGGCCGTCGAGTACGGTGCCTCCAGCGAGGACGTTGCCCGTACATGCCATGCCCACCCCACTCTCTCCGAGGCCTTCAAGGAGGCTGCCATGGCCACCTACTCCAAGCCCATCCACTTCTAG
- a CDS encoding Phosphoribomutase has translation MAQQEQLSSLIETWLQWDQVPRQPLESLQRLGGAQFVLRVEIEKLRDVGDTKELELRLRNRIEFGTAGLRGRMAAGFSYMNCLTVIQASQGLAKHVQSKGREFASKGVIIGHDARHQSDRFAELAANAFVALQIPVKFVRESAPTPLVAFGVKHFEAAAGVVVTASHNPPQDNGYKVYSSNGAQINRPEDAEIAQSILENLTPWPEAWEEGRHSSEYFTEEALHEILEPFQRRVKEYAVSTVPEIYPIRPFVYTPMHGVGAIRIDPLMNSMGMQSGQEYMIVPQQAQPDPNFSTVKFPNPEEAGALDLAIQVADEQNQTLIFANDPDADRFAVAEKVDGKWFLLTGNHVGALFASHLFDTIDSTQNASKISVLTTTVSSGMLQKMAESKGIHFKETLTGFKWMGNVARDLEKTGQTVLFAYEEALGYMFPAVSYDKDGVTALSVFAMAAAKWKAQGLTVFGKLQQLFVEYGHHETLNNYFRSSSPQQTIELFRGIRSGPFLQQMQFGNFKILRWRDLTEGFDTASSDHKPDLPEDPTSQMITLWLEGGLRFTLRGSGTEPKVKFYIECCSDSREDAVKSVCEAFFTILKEWVQQYAPSMAYSNELSTSSGSTLLVDKQSISV, from the exons ATGGCTCAA CAGGAACAACTGTCTTCGTTGATCGAGACATGGCTGCAGTGGGATCAGGTACCTCGTCAACCCCTCGAATCCCTCCAGAGATTGGGTGGCGCTCAATTCGTACTTCGTGTG GAGATTGAAAAACTGCGTGATGTGGGCGATACGAAAGAGTTGGAGCTGCGCTTGCGGAATC GCATTGAATTCGGTACTGCGGGCTTGCGAGGTCGCATGGCTGCTGGTTTCTCCTACATGAACTGCCTGACGGTCATTCAGGCCTCGCAAGGACTTGCCAAGCACGTTCAAAGTAAAGGGCGAGAATTCGCTTCCAAGGGGGTCATCATTGGACATGATGCGCGCCATCAGTCCGACCGATTTGCTGAATTAGCTGCCAATGCCTTTGTCGCGCTGCAAATCCCGGTCAAATTTGTGAGGGAGTCGGCACCCACTCCCCTTGTTGCCTTTGGGGTGAAACACTTCGAGGCGGCGGCAGGTGTGGTAGTCACTGCAAGCCAC AACCCGCCTCAGGATAATG GCTACAAAGT TTATTCCAGCAATGGCGCTCAAATTAATCGCCCCGAGGATGCTGAGATTGCGCAATCCATCCTTGAAAACTTGACGCCATGGCCCGAGGCCTGGGAGGAGGGCCGGCACTCGAGCGAGTACTTCACGGAGGAGGCTCTCCACGAGATTCTGGAGCCTTTCCAACGTCGTGTCAAAGAATATGCA GTCTCAACCGTGCCTGAAATTTACCCCATTCGGCCATTCGTTTACACTCCCATGCACGGGGTGGGCGCGATCCGAATCGACCCTTTGATGAATTCGATGGGCATGCAATCAGGCCAAGAGTATATGATTGTTCCTCAGCAAGCTCAGCCGGATCCCAATTTCTCCACTGTAAAATTCCCCAACCCAGAGGAAGCAGGAGCGTTGGACCTTGCCATTCAAGTTGCGGACGAACAAAACCAGACATTGATCTTCGCTAACGATCCTGACGCGGATCGCTTTGCCGTGGCTGAAAAAGTCGA TGGTAAATGGTTTTTGCTCACTGGGAATCACGTCGGTGCTCTTTTCGCCTCGCATCTGTTTGATACCATTGACTCGACCCAAAATGCGTCAAAGATCAGCGTATTGACCACAACGGTATCTAGTGGCATGCTTCAGAAGATGGCTGAATCTAAGGGCATTCATTTCAAAGAGACCCTTACCGGCTTCAAGTGGATGGGCAACGTGGCGCGAGACCTCGAAAAGACGGGCCAGACAGTGTTGTTCGCTTATGAAGAGGCCCTCGGCTACATGTTCCCGGCCGTGAGCTATGACAAGGACGGAGTCACCGCGCTCTCAGTCTTCGCCATGGCGGCCGCCAAATGGAAAGCTCAGGGCTTAACCGTGTTCGGCAAACTGCAACAGCTCTTTGTCGAGTACGGCCACCATGAGACTTTGAACAATTACTTCCGATCCTCCAGCCCTCAGCAGACCATTGAGCTCTTCCGCGGCATCAGGAGTGGCCCCTTCCTGCAGCAGATGCAATTCGGCAACTTCAAGATTCTGCGATGGAGAGATCTGACTGAAGGCTTTGACACTGCGTCGTCCGATCACAAGCCCGATCTACCTGAGGATCCCACCAGCCAAATGATTACACTTTGGTTGGAGGGCGGACTGCGCTTTACGTTGCGAGGGTCGGGGACTGAGCCCAAAGTTAAAT TTTACATCGAATGCTGCAGCGATTCTCGCGAGGATGCTGTCAAATCGGTGTGTGAGGCCTTTTTCACCATCTTGAAAGAGTGGGTCCAGCAATACGCCCCTTCGATGGCATACAGCAATGAGCTTTCCACCTCATCCGGGTCCACTCTGCTCGTGGACAAGCAGTCAATCTCTGTCTGA
- a CDS encoding Delta 8-(E)-sphingolipid desaturase produces the protein MGSTTLRPSRKDTILSRRYIEGQIAEGKHVVIFEGRVLKVDAYMKFHPGGEKPMKHMVGRDATDEINALHSREAREIMLAYQIGRIEGTWTNFLPPIQGGKFRPYHEDTCSSEDNSSLHDSASSGASTPPSPIFEAIESNGTTHRKAGADSSGVSTPPNEDAAPRPHFLDARTRDEIVFDTVKYPSLDAASQESIKQKYRDLNERMLAEGLFNCNYTAYLVECCRYTLFAALSYWFLQLGWWGTSGFWLGCLWHQLVFTAHDAGHMGITHNFHVDTIIGIIIADYIGGLSLGWWKRSHNVHHIVTNEPEHDPDIEHMPFFAISHRFFDSLQSTYYDRNMTFDAFSRFMLKIQNYSYYPIMMLARFNLYRLSWEYLLKRQAPRKGPARWHVWVEYGGQLFFWYWYCYLVVYKTIPDWSSRLTFILVSHVVSSPLHVQITLSHFAMSTADLGINESFAQKMLRTTMDVDCPTWLDFFHGGLQFQAIHHLYPRMPRHNLRRAQKYVAEFCRDTGIPYALFTFYDGNKQVVGRLGDVAKQLRILEECRKSIAKEGVFAHPH, from the exons ATGGGGAGTACAACCCTCCGACCGTCCCGCAAGGACACCATCTTGAGCCGCCGGTACATTGAAGGTCAGATTGCAGAGGGCAAACATGTGGTCATTTTCGAGGGCCGGGTCCTCAAAGTGGACGCGTATATGAAGTTCCACCCAGGTGGTGAGAAGCCGATGAAGCATATGGTAGGCCGAGATGCAACCGATGAGATCAATGC ACTGCACTCAAGGGAGGCTCGTGAGATCATGCTGGCTTATCAGATTGGTCGCATTGAAGGCACCTGGACCAAtttccttccccccattCAAGGCGGCAAGTTTCGCCCGTACCACGAAGATACCTGCTCGAGTGAGGACAACTCGTCGCTTCACGATAGTGCCAGCTCGGGTGCCTCCACACCACCATCGCCGATATTCGAGGCGATTGAGTCCAACGGCACAACCCATCGAAAAGCGGGGGCAGATAGCTCCGGGGTGTCAACGCCTCCGAACGAAGACGCTGCGCCCCGGCCACATTTCCTGGATGCACGCACCCGAGACGAGATTGTCTTCGACACTGTCAAATATCCATCCCTGGATGCTGCCAGTCAAGAGAGCATCAAGCAGAAGTACCGGGACTTGAATGAGCGAATGCTCGCCGAAGGGCTCTTCAACTGCAACTACACTGCCTACTTGGTCGAGTGCTGTCGCTACACCCTTTTCGCGGCTCTGTCGTATTGGTTTCTTCAATTGGGGTGGTGGGGAACGTCTGGGTTCTGGCTTGGCTGTCTCTGGCACCAATTGGTGTTTACTGCCCACGATGCTGGCCACATGGGCATTACCCACAATTTCCACGTCGACACGATCATCGGGATTATCATCGCCGATTACATTGGTGGACTGAGTCTGGGTTGGTGGAAGCGGAGCCACAACGTGCACCACATCGTGACCAACGAGCCCGAGCACGACCCGGATATTGAGCACATGCCCTTTTTCGCAATCTCTCACCGGTTCTTCGACAGCCTTCAGAGCACCTACTACGACCGCAACATGACTTTTGACGCCTTTTCCAGATTTATGCTCAAGATCCAAAACTACTCCTATTATCCAATCATGATGCTCGCCCGGTTCAATCTCTACCGTCTGAGTTGGGAATATCTGCTCAAGCGCCAGGCGCCCAGGAAAGGCCCAGCTCGGTGGCACGTGTGGGTGGAGTATGGCGGGCAGCTGTTCTTCTGGTACTGGTATTGCTACCTCGTGGTGTACAAGACTATTCCAGACTGGAGCAGTCGACTGACCTTCATCCTGGTCTCTCATGTCGTCTCGTCCCCTCTTCACGTTCAAATCACCCTGTCCCACTTCGCCATGTCAACGGCGGACCTCGGCATCAACGAATCATTTGCGCAAAAGATGCTGCGCACGACGATGGATGTTGACTGCCCCACCTGGCTGGACTTTTTCCACGGTGGATTGCAGTTTCAGGCGATCCACCACCTTTACCCACGCATGCCTCGCCACAATCTGCGCCGAGCGCAGAAATACGTCGCTGAATTTTGTCGCGACACTGGTATTCCCTATGCTCTCTTCACCTTTTACGATGGGAATAAGCAAGTCGTGGGCCGGCTTGGCGACGTGGCAAAACAACTGCGCATCCTCGAAGAATGCCGCAAGTCTATCGCGAAGGAGGGCGTATTCGCGCATCCCCACTGA
- a CDS encoding 40S ribosomal protein S20: MSFQKPEKEFGEGPKVHKIRITLTSRKVASLEKVCQELIDRARSKSLQVKGPVRLPTKTLTISTRKTPNGEGSKTWDKYEMRIHKRLIDLLAPTETVKQIIINIEAGVEVEVTIAA, from the exons ATGTCTTTCCAGAAGCCCGAGAAGGAGTTCGGCGAGGGCCCT AAGGTCCACAAGATCCGCATCACCCTCACCTCCCGCAAGGTTGCCTCCCTCGAGAAGGTCTGCCAGGAGCTGATCGACCGTGCTCGCTCCAAGTCCCTGCAGGTCAAGGGCCCCGTTCGTCTGCCCACCAAGACCCTGACCATCTCCACCCGTAAGACCCCCAACGGTGAGGGTTCCAAGACCTGGGACAAGTACGAGATGCGCATCCACAAGCGTCTCATCGA CCTCCTCGCCCCCACCGAGACTGTCAagcagatcatcatcaacatcgaGGCCGGTGTTGAGGTTGAGGTCACCATTGCTGCTTAA
- a CDS encoding Structural maintenance of chromosomes protein 4, with protein sequence MASIAKARPSRRAAARRSYVVEETSESEDAGNVTPTASTQDSDDDEDESEDEQDFTPVAQRSKRSSGKRLTLEPVTPATVKPAQKSRQSRTSIAPETEESDTSQAEETDENEDDDEGVSIASAAADPDSPSNQAALKRKSVEPAEADPDSPLNKATLKRQSMTQPLKSRVSITPKSTKGSLPTPEPSASPETTPTRAHRESVPPLSDNTNSATNFQTPSQRPTEARPQIPIINPNSTVLERPMDIVMKSRNMPLPAVAEDSAEPKPRMIIQNLILTNFKSYAGKQVVGPFHASFSSVVGPNGSGKSNVIDSLLFVFGFRASKMRQGKISALIHNSAQHPNLPFCEVEVHFEQVIDLPDGRHEVLPDSHLVISRRAFKNNSSKYYMNKKETNFTAVTTFLKDRGIDLDHKRFLILQGEVESIAQMKPKAANEHDEGLLEYLEDIIGTSQYKTPIDEAAAELETLNDVCVEKNSRVQHVEKEKAALVDKKDKALGYLRDENELAEKQSALYQIYIDECADNVRVTEEAILQMQELLNMELEKHEGNETGIKELEKAYKRGVREYENMEKESQAVAKEMAKYDKENVKFEEKKKFLLGKHKKLEKTMQTSRLAASESQSLVEKFTDDIEKKTKETSQLEKEMQAEEEELESIRESLKGKTQGLSEQIAKKQKSLEPWNEKINQKQSAMAVAQSELDILHERSNAGAVLLEEAKGKTVMIEENIMAKENELEERQAQKETLEAELAKLQNDLRKYGAREPEVRAHVSSARQKAEEARASLASTQNRGSVLTGLMRLKESGRIDGFHGRLGNLGTIDEKYDVAISTACPALDNMVVETVEIGQQCIDYLRKNNLGRANFILLDRLPRRDMSTIYTPESVPRLFDLVKPKDPKFAPAFYSVMQNTLVAKDLEQANRIAYGARRWRVVTLDGQLIDVSGTMSGGGTRVARGGMSSKQVADTTKEQVGRLEADLEELERKFQIFQEKQRTIEANMREKTEEIPRVDTKIQKIMMEIESAKRSLADAQRRVKELQVTHKPSKSDESQAAALERQIEAMSDEIEELNQEKSGLEEEIQELQNKIMEVGGVRLRGQKAKVDGLKEQINLLNDEISNAEVQKSKNEKLITKHSKARDTSEKEINQIAEELEKLEEDIENQASDASDWRQKADEAQEALEAKKGELKSLKAELDEKVAELNETRATEIEMRNKLEENQKALTENQKRSRYWEEKLSKLSLQSISDLGEEQETTELQTYTKDELDAMNKESLKAVIAALEEKVQNTSVDLSVIEEYRRRAAEHESRSADLAEALSSRDAAKARLDGLRSARLNGFMEGFGIISLRLKEMYQMITMGGNAELELVDSLDPFSEGILFSVMPPKKSWKNIGNLSGGEKTLSSLALVFALHHYKPTPLYVMDEIDAALDFRNVSIVASYIKERTKNAQFIVISLRNNMFELASRLVGVYKVNHMTKSVTIENRDYIEGR encoded by the exons ATGGCTTCGATCGCAAAAGCTCGGCCTTCGCGCCGTGCAGCCGCGCGCCGAAGCTATGTCGTTGAGGAGACATCAGAATCCGAGGACGCTGGCAACGTCACACCCACCGCCTCGACGCAAGACagtgatgacgacgaggatgagagcGAAGATGAACAGGATTTCACTCCCGTTGCGCAGAGGTCAAAGCGCTCCTCTGGGAAGCGATTGACTCTCGAGCCCGTCACCCCAGCCACTGTGAAACCGGCGCAAAAGTCACGACAGTCGAGAACGTCAATCGCACCGGAGACGGAAGAGTCGGATACTTCTCAGGCAGAAGAGACggatgaaaatgaagatgatgacgagggagTCAGTATCGCCTCTGCCGCTGCTGATCCTGATTCTCCATCGAATCAAGCCGCGCTAAAGCGGAAGAGCGTCGAGCCTGCGGAGGCTGATCCTGATTCGCCTTTGAATAAGGCGACAttaaaaagacaaagtaTGACTCAACCCCTCAAGAGTCGTGTTTCGATCACTCCGAAGTCGACAAAGGGCTCACTTCCCACTCCAGAGCCGTCCGCGTCGCCAGAGACCACTCCAACGCGGGCACATCGGGAAAGTGTGCCACCTCTGTCCGACAACACCAACTCCGCTACGAACTTCCAGACTCCCTCCCAGCGACCCACAGAAGCCAGACCACAAATCCCGATCATCAACCCCAACTCCACAGTACTTGAGCGCCCGATGGACATCGTGATGAAGTCCAGGAACATGCCACTGCCTGCGGTCGCCGAGGACTCTGCGGAGCCGAAGCCGCGCATGATTATCCAAAATCTCATTCTTACAAATTTCAAGAGTTACGCTGGCAAACAGGTTGTTGGTCCATTTCACGCATCTTTCTCATCTGTGGTGGGACCCAATGGTTCAGGAAAATCTAACGTTATTGATTCCTTGTTGTTCGTCTTCGGTTTCCGTGCGAGCAAGATGCGCCAGGGCAAAATCTCGGCCCTCATTCATAACTCTGCACAGCATCCTAACCTTCCTTTTTGTGAAGTGGAGGTTCATTTCGAGCAGGTCATCGATCTGCCAGACGGTCGCCACGAAGTTCTCCCCGACTCACATTTGGTGATTTCCCGGCGCGCATTCAagaacaacagcagcaaATACTATatgaacaaaaaggaaaccAACTTCACAGCGGTAACCACTTTCCTCAAGGACCGTGGCATCGACTTGGATCACAAGCGTTTCCTGATCCTTCAGGGTGAAGTCGAGTCAATCGCGCAAATGAAACCGAAAGCTGCCAACGAACATGACGAGGGCCTTCTCGAGTATCTAGAGGATATTATTGGAACCTCTCAGTACAAGACTCccatcgacgaggctgcCGCAGAACTTGAAACTCTGAACGACGTTTGTGTTGAAAAGAACAGCCGTGTCCAGCACgtcgagaaagagaaggctGCTCTGGTCGacaaaaaggacaaggcGCTGGGTTATCTCCGTGATGAGAACGAGCTCGCAGAGAAACAGTCCGCCCTTTACCAAATTTACATTGACGAATGCGCTGACAATGTCCGTGTAACCGAGGAAGCGATCCTCCAGATGCAAGAACTTCTGAACATGGAGCTGGAAAAGCACGAGGGCAACGAAACAGGcatcaaggagctcgagaaAGCCTACAAGCGTGGTGTTCGGGAGTATGAGAATATGGAGAAGGAGTCACAGGCAGTGGCGAAGGAGATGGCCAAGTACGACAAGGAGAACGTCAAgtttgaagagaagaaaaagtttCTTCTTGGAAAGCACAAGAAGTTGGAAAAGACAATGCAGACCAGCCGCCTGGCCGCTTCTGAAAGCCAAAGTCTTGTCGAGAAGTTCACAGACGACATCgaaaagaagaccaaggagacTTCTCAactggaaaaggagatgcaggccgaggaggaagagctcgaGTCGATCCGCGAAAGTTTGAAGGGGAAGACACAAGGACTCTCCGAACAGATCGCAAAGAAGCAGAAGTCTTTGGAGCCTTGGAACGAAAAGATCAACCAGAAACAATCAGCCATGGCTGTTGCTCAAAGCGAGCTCGATATTCTTCATGAGCGAAGCAACGCAGGCGCTGTTTTGCTGGAAGAAGCGAAAGGCAAGACGGTGATGATCGAGGAAAacatcatggccaaggaAAATGAGCTTGAAGAACGCCAGGCTCAGAAGGAGACTCTGGAAGCTGAACTTGCCAAATTGCAAAACGACCTTAGAAAGTATGGTGCTCGTGAGCCCGAGGTGCGGGCCCACGTCTCTAGTGCTCGACAAAAGGCCGAAGAAGCGCGGGCGAGTTTGGCGAGTACGCAAAACCGCGGCAGCGTCCTGACCGGTCTCATGCGGCTCAAAGAGTCTGGTCGTATCGACGGATTCCATGGTCGCCTCGGTAACCTGGGTACGATTGACGAGAAGTACGATGTCGCGATTTCCACCGCCTGCCCCGCGCTTGACAACATGGTAGTCGAGACTGTTGAGATTGGTCAACAATGTATCGATTACCTTCGCAAAAACAACCTTGGCCGTGCAAACTTCATCCTCCTTGATCGTCTCCCTCGTCGCGATATGTCAACTATCTACACCCCGGAAAGTGTGCCTCGACTCTTCGATCTGGTAAAGCCAAAAGATCCCAAATTTGCGCCTGCTTTCTACAGTGTCATGCAGAATACCCTGGTAGCCAAGGATCTTGAGCAAGCCAATCGTATTGCCTACGGGGCACGACGATGGCGAGTGGTGACTCTTGACGGTCAACTCATTGACGTTTCTGGTACCATGAGTGGTGGTGGAACCCGGGTCGCTCGAGGTGGCATGTCTTCTAAGCAAGTTGCAGACACTACTAAGGAACAAGTCGGGCGTCTTGAAGCCGATCTGGAGGAATTGGAACGCAAATTCCAAATCTTCCAGGAAAAGCAACGGACCATCGAAGCCAACATGCGGGAGAAGACAGAAGAGATCCCGCGCGTGGACACGAAGATCCAAAAAATCATGATGGAGATTGAGAGTGCGAAGCGAAGTCTTGCGGACGCTCAGCGGCGAGTGAAGGAACTGCAAGTCACGCATAAGCCTTCCAAGTCTGACGAAAGCCAGGCGGCCGCTCTGGAGAGGCAAATCGAGGCCATGAGTGATGAGATCGAGGAGCTCAATCAGGAGAAGAGCGGCCTTGAGGAGGAGATTCAAGAGTTGCAGAACAAGATCATGGAAGTTGGCGGTGTCCGTCTCCGTggccaaaaggccaaggtgGATGGACTGAAGGAGCAGATCAACCTTCTCAACGACGAAATTTCCAATGCCGAAGTTCAAAAGTCCAAGAACGAGAAGCTCATCACCAAGCATTCGAAAGCCCGCGATACctcggagaaggagatcaacCAAATCgcggaggagctggagaaactcgaggaggatattgagAACCAAGCCAGTGATGCTTCAGACTGGAGGCAAAAGGCCGACGAAGCTCAAGAGGCtctcgaggccaagaagggtGAGTTGAAGTCGCTCAAGGCCGAGCTTGACGAGAAAGTTGCCGAGCTCAACGAGACGCGTGccaccgagatcgagatgcGGAACAAGTTGGAAGAGAACCAGAAAGCCCTCACCGAGAACCAAAAGCGCAGTCGCTATTGGGAGGAGAAGCTGTCGAAGCTTTCTCTGCAGAGCATCAGCGACCTGGGCGAGGAGCAGGAAACAACCGAGCTTCAGACATACACCAAGGATGAACTGGATGCGATGAACAAGGAGTCGCTCAAGGCGGTGATTGCCGCCCTGGAGGAAAAGGTTCAGAACACATCCGTTGATCTTTCTGTCATTGAAGAGTACCGTCGTCGTGCCGCCGAACATGAGTCTCGTTCTGCAGACTTGGCCGAGGCCCTGTCCTCCCGGGATGCTGCCAAGGCTCGTTTGGATGGGCTTCGTTCCGCCCGACTCAACGGTTTCATGGAAGGGTTCGGGATCATCTCCCTTCGCCTGAAGGAGATGTATCAGATGATCACTATGGGTGGCAATGCTGAGCTGGAGCTCGTGGACTCGCTCGATCCCTTCTCGGAAGGTATCTTGTTCTCGGTCATGCCTCCCAAGAAGAGTTGGAAGAACATTGGTAATCTGTCgggtggagagaagaccCTTTCGAGCTTGGCTCTGGTGTTTGCCCTGCACCACTACAAGCCGACGCCACTCTATgtcatggatgagattgatgcAGCCTTGGATTTCCGCAAC GTCTCAATTGTGGCCTCTTACATCAAGGAGCGGACGAAGAATGCACAGTTTATTGTCATTTCGCTGCGCAACAACATG TTTGAACTTGCTTCGCGTCTCGTGGGTGTATACAAGGTCAATCACATGACGAAGAGTGTTACGATTGAAAACCGGGACTACATTGAGGGCCGGTGA
- a CDS encoding putative extracellular glycosidase yields MRNFFAVATWAALAGSVMAQTFSECNPMEKDCPADPALGTEHTWWFNSTLDSSVWNMSTGSIKYANNAAEFTIAKVNESTLLQSNFYIFFGVVETWVKMAKGGGVVSSVVLESDDLDEIDWEWVGYNTSEVQTNFFGKGNTTTYDRGGTHYVPNADSEWHNYTTHWASDKLEWHIDGQVVRTLNFDDPKALGGKNYPQTPCRVKFSNWPAGREGASKGTIEWAGGLVNYDQGPFTMSVQRVRVQDFHTGKEYTYGDRSGDWQSIKVVSGNSTVQEKIDAPPPKSLSEKWDDLPKATHIGVYAAAAGVGALIIVALGFFCIRQRRQGRLEHALADSKWNAERTEMANYQNDWNQTEYRHGGYSRVNG; encoded by the exons ATGAGAAACTTCTTCGCCGTCGCTACCTGGGCGGCCCTGGCGGGCTCGGTCATGGCCCAGACATTCTCCGAATGTAATCCCATGGAGAAGGATTGTCCTGCCGATCCGGCCCTGGGCACCGAGCACACCTGGTGGTTTAACTCAACGCTCGATTCGAGTGTGTGGAACATGAGCACGGGCTCCATCAAATATGCCAACAATGCGGCCGAGTTCACCATCGCCAAGGTGAATGAGTCGACCCTGTTGCAGTCCAACTTTTACATCTTCTTCGGCGTGGTGGAAACGTGGGTCAAGATGGCCAAAGGTGGGGGTGTCGTGAGCAGTGTGGTGTTGGAATCCGACGACCTGGATGAGATCGATTGGGAGTGGGTGGGTTACAACACCAGTGAGGTGCAGACCAACTTCTTCGGCAAGGGTAATACCACCACGTACGACCGTGGCGGCACGCACTACGTCCCCAACGCCGATTCCGAATGGCACAACTACACCACCCACTGGGCCAGCGACAAACTCGAGTGGCACATCGACGGTCAGGTGGTGCGGACTCTCAACTTCGATGACCCCAAGGCCTTGGGAGGCAAGAACTATCCCCAAACGCCCTGTCGGGTGAAGTTCAGTAACTGGCCCGCCGGACGCGAAGGTGCCTCCAAGGGAACGATCGAGTGGGCCGGCGGCCTGGTCAACTACGACCAGGGACCCTTTACCATGAGCGTGCAGCGCGTGCGTGTTCAGGACTTCCACACCGGCAAGGAGTATACCTATGGCGACAGGTCGGGTGATTGGCAGAGCATCAAGGTCGTGAG TGGCAATTCCACCGTCCAGGAGAAAATTGACGCACCACCTCCCAAGTCTCTATCCGAGAAGTGGGACGATCTGCCCAAGGCGACACACATCGGCGTGTACGCCGCCGCGGCGGGTGTCGGTGCCCTGATAATTGTCGCTCTGGGCTTCTTCTGCATCCGCCAGCGCCGACAAGGTCGCCTCGAGCATGCCTTGGCGGATTCCAAATGGAATGCCGAGCGAACGGAGATGGCCAACTACCAGAATGACTGGAACCAGACCGAGTATAGACACGGTGGCTACAGCCGGGTGAATGGCTAG